A single window of Amphiura filiformis chromosome 17, Afil_fr2py, whole genome shotgun sequence DNA harbors:
- the LOC140138287 gene encoding uncharacterized protein produces the protein MPSLCYSREELLSLQPSTGIPTCRVPYDVYGKLRELNICNVKPTRRGYRAFNKTQRPIPTIITKKNTTSGTILPTRGANLSNLKQLQRHDTAPTKLNVCQWNMQSIRNKTELFSDYIIEHDIDIMIVTETWLFADEHVIIGESTPPSYTFLNFPRPSGGNHAGGIAVVYKTQLNLHVRSDQPSTTYFESAVSDHYPVHFQLNLQKPPPQRTTITLRNYSSIDNDVFTASLNEHLHEIPESVDVNEYFDQYNKTCHDLLDEHAPGRTRSRLVKTRQPWYNDNVHDARHEKRRAERRWRHSQSETDRKEFHVATNASKEAIVKAKQSYYTEKLTGADNKTVFQTVNTLLNKGAKPLPSHDNPVELSDKFSRFFVHKIATIREELESDSNKPSTTKLQETCAPNCMPLNEFNKMSEDEVKKVITRSSNASCSLDPHPTWFLKNHIDSHIPAITNIVNKSLSSGVFPNAAHHTIVTPLLKKLSANKDELKNYRPVSNLSFVAKVIEKCASEQFVEHLNKNDMCDPLQSAYRAHHSTESALMKVQDDIMCDIDSKKLFSSYSLI, from the exons ATGCCTTCTTTGTGTTACTCTAGAGAGGAGCTATTAAGTCTTCAACCATCTACTGGTATTCCTACATGTAGGGTACCATATGATGTATATGGAAAATTGAGAGAATTGAACATTTGCAATGTTAAACCCACCAGACGAGGATACCGAGCTTTCAACAAAACTCAGCGTCCCATTCCTACAATAATCACTAAAAAGAACACTACCAGCGGAACCATCTTACCCACTCGTGGTGCTAACCTGTCAAATTTGAAGCAGTTACAAAGGCACGACACGGCTCCCACAAAACTCAATGTTTGTCAGTGGAACATGCAGTCCATACGAAACAAAACAGAATTGTTCTCCGACTACATTATAGAACATGACATCGATATCATGATAGTAACAGAAACATGGTTGTTTGCCGATGAGCATGTCATCATTGGTGAGAGTACACCACCTAGTTACACATTTCTTAATTTTCCACGCCCATCAGGTGGAAATCATGCAGGCGGAATTGCCGTTGTGTATAAAACTCAGTTAAACCTTCATGTCAGATCAGACCAACCAAGTACTACTTACTTTGAATCT GCTGTCTCAGATCACTACCCTGTGCACTTTCAGCTGAATCTCCAGAAACCACCGCCCCAACGAACAACAATAACACTTCGCAATTACTCCTCCATTGACAACGACGTTTTTACAGCTTCTCTGAATGAGCACTTACACGAAATTCCTGAATCTGTTGATGTTAACGAGTATTTTGACCAGTATAATAAGACATGCCATGACCTCCTGGATGAGCATGCTCCTGGAAGGACACGCTCGCGTCTAGTTAAAACCCGTCAACCCTGGTACAATGACAATGTTCATGACGCCCGTCATGAAAAACGTCGTGCTGAGCGTAGATGGCGTCATTCTCAATCAGAAACTGATCGCAAGGAGTTTCATGTTGCAACAAATGCTTCGAAAGAAGCCATTGTTAAAGCTAAGCAATCTTACTATACTGAAAAACTCACAGGTGCCGACAACAAAACAGTTTTTCAGACTGTAAACACTCTGCTGAACAAGGGTGCTAAACCCCTGCCAAGTCACGACAACCCTGTCGAATTGTCAGACAAATTTTCTCGGTTCTTTGTTCATAAAATTGCAACAATCCGTGAAGAATTAGAAAGTGACTCCAACAAACCATCTACCACCAAGCTCCAGGAAACCTGTGCTCCAAATTGTATGCCTCTCAATGAATTTAACAAAATGTCTGAAGATGAGGTGAAAAAGGTAATCACCAGATCTTCCAACGCATCGTGCTCTCTTGACCCGCACCCAACATGGTTTTTGAAAAATCATATTGACAGTCACATACCAGCAATCACCAACATTGTGAACAAATCTCTCAGCTCTGGTGTTTTCCCGAATGCTGCTCACCACACGATTGTCACCCCGTTGCTCAAGAAACTTTCCGCAAATAAAGATGAGTTGAAGAATTATAGACCAGTAAGTAACCTGAGCTTTGTCGCCAAAGTCATCGAAAAGTGCGCTTCTGAGCAATTTGTTGAACATCTGAATAAGAATGACATGTGCGATCCTTTGCAATCTGCTTACCGTGCTCACCATTCTACTGAATCAGCTCTTATGAAAGTTCAGGATGACATAATGTGTGATATTGATTCCAAAAAGCTGTTTTCGTCGTACTCCTTGATATGA